Proteins encoded in a region of the Armatimonadota bacterium genome:
- a CDS encoding glycosyl transferase family 1, translated as MHVTLLQAHPYTAASMRRVAQALHRYLPVPSDIRYVSLSPPAILQRPLPATAVHALYVLHTRRYLQRVAECIPPCDVLHIVDHSESFLLPPTRARLKIVSCHDLLPIVEKSIYRHALSRWLGRWLYQITVRDITCADGIVACSHATAQDVLRSFHVAPERLKVAYHGVDTDFFVPLPEEARRRLRQRMGLDTREIAILHVGSNAPYKNLPAALHTVAYLHHSGHPVRWIKAGQPLSPSLHRMAQSLEIAERIHAASNIDDYRLRELYQVCDVLLFPSTREGFGLPVLEALACGTPAVIADTPALNEWAGEVCPSAPPNDIPALAEKVLCSAEQSRFPDYRARLREFALRYSWREVTRQLVQAYREWGAL; from the coding sequence ATGCACGTCACGCTTCTGCAAGCGCATCCCTATACTGCTGCAAGCATGAGGCGAGTGGCACAGGCGCTACACCGCTATCTGCCCGTGCCTTCGGACATTCGCTACGTTAGCTTATCTCCACCTGCCATCCTACAACGTCCCCTTCCGGCAACAGCTGTTCACGCGCTGTACGTGTTACACACCCGCCGATACCTGCAGCGCGTAGCAGAATGTATCCCGCCCTGCGACGTGCTACATATCGTAGACCATAGCGAGTCGTTTCTACTGCCTCCAACACGCGCCCGCCTGAAGATAGTTTCCTGTCACGACCTGCTCCCGATAGTGGAGAAGAGCATTTACCGTCACGCGCTCAGTCGCTGGCTAGGACGTTGGTTGTACCAAATCACCGTGCGGGATATTACCTGCGCGGATGGCATCGTCGCCTGTAGCCATGCGACCGCGCAAGACGTTTTGCGTTCTTTTCACGTCGCGCCGGAAAGGTTAAAGGTGGCGTACCATGGCGTGGATACCGACTTCTTTGTTCCTCTGCCAGAGGAAGCCCGGCGCCGTCTCCGGCAGAGGATGGGACTTGATACGCGAGAAATCGCCATATTGCATGTTGGCTCCAACGCGCCCTACAAAAACCTTCCTGCCGCTCTGCACACTGTAGCGTACCTGCACCATAGCGGACACCCGGTGCGGTGGATAAAAGCAGGGCAACCGTTATCTCCCTCGTTGCACCGGATGGCTCAATCGCTGGAAATTGCCGAGCGCATTCACGCGGCGAGTAATATAGACGACTATCGCCTGCGCGAACTGTATCAAGTCTGCGACGTATTACTCTTCCCTTCCACGCGCGAGGGCTTTGGCTTACCAGTGCTGGAGGCTTTGGCGTGCGGCACCCCTGCCGTGATTGCCGATACCCCTGCGCTGAACGAGTGGGCAGGCGAAGTGTGTCCTAGCGCACCGCCAAACGATATACCGGCTCTGGCAGAGAAAGTGTTGTGTAGTGCGGAGCAAAGTCGTTTCCCAGACTATCGGGCGCGCCTGCGGGAATTTGCCTTGCGGTACAGCTGGAGAGAGGTCACCAGACAGCTGGTGCAAGCCTACCGTGAGTGGGGAGCGTTATGA